A window of Cydia pomonella isolate Wapato2018A chromosome 22, ilCydPomo1, whole genome shotgun sequence contains these coding sequences:
- the LOC133530473 gene encoding uncharacterized protein LOC133530473 isoform X1 — translation MYQPRVRRIFVQEAMKQRIPNSLLSFFVLYQIVFGFKFGCTKVMNMKFKMVAHWFSIVMGCLMMSALTLTFTAMPDAGGSGHYWRHISFAQYIPTFCILISMKYTVCEFLSDLIVAPDSNRIGLVAWVYTLLMFSLKISGAMLYCALTTCTERSEMFLQFFIHVPMLALDVIPVVNSLIFYHIYTRVRNLKIKLSQREISLVQLDIEYKAVADCFDKFRGGYDAMFIWGFLTDSPKFMLVMWNHLHSMRTFKSWLMKSSTYVYAMHATLQICIPAVFAEMITAQTDEIKMILHEWLLTEKEDTSSSARSLRYVEARPLLRKAWRLLPLDLRLPTTMLSMCATYLIVIIQFTHLYD, via the exons ATGTATCAACCAAGAGTTAGAAGAATATTTGTGCAGGAAGCAATGAAACAACGGATACCAAATTCCCTATTATCATTTTTCGTGCTGTACCAAATAGTTTTCGGTTTTAAATTCGGATGCACCAAAGTGATgaatatgaaatttaaaatggtaGCTCATTGGTTTTCTATCGTCATGGGTTGCTTAATGATGTCGGCCTTAACATTGACATTCACCGCGATGCCAGATGCAGGGGGGAGTGGGCATTATTGGAGGCATATATCATTCGCGCAGTACATACCGACTTTTTGCATATTGATCTCAATGAAGTATACGGTTTGTGAGTTCTTGTCAGACTTAATTGTGGCACCAGATTCTAACAGAATAGGGCTGGTGGCTTGGGTTTACACATTAttgatgttttcattaaaaataagcgGAGCAATGTTGTATTGTGCACTGACGACATGCACAGAAAGGAGCGAAATGTTTCTACAGTTTTTCATTCATGTCCCTATGCTTGCTTTGGACGTTATACCCGTGGTTAATAGTCTTATATTCTACCACATTTACACTCGAGTGAGGAATTTGAAAATTAAACTATCGCAGCGTGAAATTAGCTTGGTGCAATTAGATATTGAGTATAAAGCTGTAGCGGATTGTTTTGATAAATTCAGGGGAGGTTACGATGCTATG TTCATTTGGGGGTTTTTAACGGACTCTCCTAAATTCATGCTTGTGATGTGGAACCATCTCCATTCAATGAGGACATTCAAA TCATGGCTTATGAAATCATCAACATACGTGTACGCGATGCACGCTACGTTGCAGATCTGCATTCCGGCGGTATTCGCTGAAATGATAACCGCTCAGACTGACGAGATTAAAATGATTCTGCATGAGTGGCTTTTGACCGAAAAAG AAGACACATCATCATCCGCTCGCAGCCTGCGCTACGTCGAGGCACGACCACTCCTGCGCAAAGCATGGCGTCTCCTGCCTCTGGACCTGCGCTTGCCCACCACCATGCTCTCCATGTGTGCTACGTACCTCATCGTTATCATACAGTTCACGCACCTTTACGACTAG
- the LOC133530473 gene encoding uncharacterized protein LOC133530473 isoform X2 has product MYQPRVRRIFVQEAMKQRIPNSLLSFFVLYQIVFGFKFGCTKVMNMKFKMVAHWFSIVMGCLMMSALTLTFTAMPDAGGSGHYWRHISFAQYIPTFCILISMKYTVCEFLSDLIVAPDSNRIGLVAWVYTLLMFSLKISGAMLYCALTTCTERSEMFLQFFIHVPMLALDVIPVVNSLIFYHIYTRVRNLKIKLSQREISLVQLDIEYKAVADCFDKFRGGYDAMFIWGFLTDSPKFMLVMWNHLHSMRTFKSWLMKSSTYVYAMHATLQICIPAVFAEMITAQTDEIKMILHEWLLTEKDTSSSARSLRYVEARPLLRKAWRLLPLDLRLPTTMLSMCATYLIVIIQFTHLYD; this is encoded by the exons ATGTATCAACCAAGAGTTAGAAGAATATTTGTGCAGGAAGCAATGAAACAACGGATACCAAATTCCCTATTATCATTTTTCGTGCTGTACCAAATAGTTTTCGGTTTTAAATTCGGATGCACCAAAGTGATgaatatgaaatttaaaatggtaGCTCATTGGTTTTCTATCGTCATGGGTTGCTTAATGATGTCGGCCTTAACATTGACATTCACCGCGATGCCAGATGCAGGGGGGAGTGGGCATTATTGGAGGCATATATCATTCGCGCAGTACATACCGACTTTTTGCATATTGATCTCAATGAAGTATACGGTTTGTGAGTTCTTGTCAGACTTAATTGTGGCACCAGATTCTAACAGAATAGGGCTGGTGGCTTGGGTTTACACATTAttgatgttttcattaaaaataagcgGAGCAATGTTGTATTGTGCACTGACGACATGCACAGAAAGGAGCGAAATGTTTCTACAGTTTTTCATTCATGTCCCTATGCTTGCTTTGGACGTTATACCCGTGGTTAATAGTCTTATATTCTACCACATTTACACTCGAGTGAGGAATTTGAAAATTAAACTATCGCAGCGTGAAATTAGCTTGGTGCAATTAGATATTGAGTATAAAGCTGTAGCGGATTGTTTTGATAAATTCAGGGGAGGTTACGATGCTATG TTCATTTGGGGGTTTTTAACGGACTCTCCTAAATTCATGCTTGTGATGTGGAACCATCTCCATTCAATGAGGACATTCAAA TCATGGCTTATGAAATCATCAACATACGTGTACGCGATGCACGCTACGTTGCAGATCTGCATTCCGGCGGTATTCGCTGAAATGATAACCGCTCAGACTGACGAGATTAAAATGATTCTGCATGAGTGGCTTTTGACCGAAAAAG ACACATCATCATCCGCTCGCAGCCTGCGCTACGTCGAGGCACGACCACTCCTGCGCAAAGCATGGCGTCTCCTGCCTCTGGACCTGCGCTTGCCCACCACCATGCTCTCCATGTGTGCTACGTACCTCATCGTTATCATACAGTTCACGCACCTTTACGACTAG